Genomic DNA from Cucumis melo cultivar AY chromosome 10, USDA_Cmelo_AY_1.0, whole genome shotgun sequence:
TGTAGATATCATCACCGTAGAAGTTTTGCTTGTATATATGTGAGATTGTTaatatatacataacatgttTTAGGCTCTTTAAAAGGTACTTGATTTtgttaaaataccattttagtCTTTGTATTCGgtttctatttaattttatccTCCATATATTCAACTATCCAATTTTAATTcttatattttcaataaatcttaaacttagtcattaaattattattgaaatgGATCGATAATTTAGGGCATATTAacatatacaatttttttttaaacaatcaaCAATAAATTAATTGTTTTTCTTAGATTGATCAAACTATAACTTGTTCTCTTGAGTCTAAGAAATgctttttttatttcctttttatttgGGCTTCAATATTCTATAAAATTTGATGTGACTCGATTAAAGGCAATCTATGGCCACGTCCTAATAATTCATTAATAAATGAATTAAAAGTGATTTAGAGTTAGTCTATATTTGATTGCTGAGATTCCAAAATGTTAATATTAGACCTCACTtgtaatataaattataaatgtCAACGTGTTATcatatctttttattattaattttttttttatattaccCAACAGTTGAAGACTGTATTGTACATCGTTAAAATAAAGTTTAATGAAATTTGGTATGGACTCAAATATGTTTATAAATCACAAGGATGAAGTGATTTACGTAGTAAAGATGCATAAAATTTTGTTGAAAATTTTCATtgtaaactaaaataattattagtactaaattggactaaattaaaaaagaaaatggtttaAAACAATATTATTTAGAGACAAAAGTTGTGTTTAGAAAACAAACAGGAACCAATTGGTGGGTGTCACGTATATATACCAAAAACATTATTTCTGAATTCTTAATTAACATATCAAAAACCTCAAAATTAGTCGCCCCCACGTCTTCAAAATCCTAcattatgtatatataaattcCAATTCCCCTTTGCTTTGCCCCCATCAAAACGAAAACAAACACATACAACTGATACACAAACAAAAATGTCAACCAAAAACCTCCTCTCCCTCTCctttctcctcctcctcctcctccacaTTGCTTCCGCCAACCCTGTCCGACCCCCCCACAAACCCCTCTCGGTGGCAGTCGAAGGATTGGTCTACTGCCAAAATTGCAAGAAAGTAGGGACCTGGTCGTTGACGGAGGCCAAGCCAATCAGCGGAGCGAAGATCAGTGTGATTTGCAAGAACCATAACGACCAAGTAAAGTTCTACAAGGTGTATCAAACCAACAAAGATGGTTACTTTTACGCTGAGTTGGTTGGGTACCAAATGAACCATCCGGTTCTCGACCACCCGCTTCAAGCTTGTAAAGTCAAGCCTGTTTCTTCCCCACTTTCCGACTGTAACCTTTTAACCAATCTCAACTATGGTCTCACTGGAGCCCCACTCCGGTACGAGAAAAAGTTTGTCCTCGGCCACAATTATAGGGCCGCTGTTTACGCCGCCGGGCCACTGGCTTTCCACCCTCAGAAATGCCTCTAGATCATTCAGAAATATTATACATTTTAAACTAATTATTTATTCTCTCTTCGTGTGGTTTAtgtgttttgttttgttattatttttattttggggTTTGGAATTTGTTTGGTGCTAAATGTAGTTTGATGTGCCTTATTGGATGATGTAGCAAtgggaatatatatatatatattatatatatctcTAGTAATGAGAATTGGGATGTTTTGGTTAAATGAAATCATGtggtttatgtttttttttttcatcaaaGCGCTGAAAACTTCCcctttgattttaaaatatttctctttcatttcaaaactttttaaaaagtaaaaaaaaaataaaaatgcaaaagCATAAAAAATAGTCAATTACGTTCATCTCTATCACTTTGTCGACCTCATAATTTCTGAACtctaagggtgtgtttgggcctcgggtttagggggaaaaggaaaaagaatttggGCCAAACCTTGTTTGGCCCAAGTATTTTATTCAAACGGGATTGgggttatcctaatcccctTTTAACCTATCTTCTCCTACTGCCTTTCCCGTCGTACGCCTCTCTAACCCTACCATTTTTCGATCTGACGCTGTAGTTCTTCTAGCGATTTTCGTTACGTTTTCCCCTCTtatcttccctttttttctctGATTATCTCCCTTTTACCGATCTCTTCTCTCTTCGTCTTGAAATTAATTTACATCTCCTTCGTCTTCTTTCGAAGGAGATGTCCATGTTCTTCGTGCTCCATTTTTTGCCATACTCTTCCCGAAACCCTTCTTAATCTCTTTGTTTCGTTGATCGGTTGCCACCAACGTGCGTGACCTCCGAAACGTttctcatcctctctccatATTTCCATACCCTTCGTATGCCGAACAAACCCTTGCCGCTCCCCACTCTTGCCAGTCCTAGAACGAATTTACTACACTTTTTTTATACCGAACAACCATTTTATGGTAGATGCTACACTAAATCGGTGAAAGGAATTCGAGTATGGGTATGGCGAAGCACGACAGGGGTTCTCGGTGTGCACCAAAGGTATGGTCAGCCTATGATGAGCATTGTGGTGGTCAATCTGATTGTTTTGTGCAATTTTTGTTCTTATTATCGGTCCAATATTCATTCCTGTTCGCGGTGATGAGTTTAATTTAGGCCTTATGttgaatttttgtttaatgCCTCGTCTATGAAGTTGATTAATCATACGCGCTCTCTGTTTTTTGCATGTATTCCGAATTTGTTCTATCATCCGCACTCTCTGTTATTCACATGTATTCTGAATTTGTTTACTCATCCCGACTCTCTGTTTTCACATGTATTCCTTTGTTTTCTGTCCATATGTGGTCATAACTTGTTCTGCCTCTTAATGTGCTAAATTTTGTTGGAATTCCGTATCTTGAacat
This window encodes:
- the LOC103495126 gene encoding non-classical arabinogalactan protein 30; this translates as MSTKNLLSLSFLLLLLLHIASANPVRPPHKPLSVAVEGLVYCQNCKKVGTWSLTEAKPISGAKISVICKNHNDQVKFYKVYQTNKDGYFYAELVGYQMNHPVLDHPLQACKVKPVSSPLSDCNLLTNLNYGLTGAPLRYEKKFVLGHNYRAAVYAAGPLAFHPQKCL